The DNA window GTCACGTTCTCGTCCTTCGTCATCTCACTGGGCTCGTCATCGCTCATGCTCATGGGCGAGCAACTCGACCCTCATCAGGCAACGATACCCGTCAACCTGCCCCAGGCCAAGGAAATCATCGATCTATTGTCTGTCTTAGAAACCAAGACGAAAGGCAATCTGACCCCTGATGAGCAGACGGTCCTGCGCGACATGCTGTATGCCCTTCGCATGAAGTATGTCACGCTGGCCCCGCCAAAGTAGAATCCTATCGCTCGATTCTCCGTCCCGCGAGCTCTCTGACGGCTGCAAATTGTGCAGCAGGCTTTGAGACTACCTCGCAAGTCGGTTATAGTGCTAAAAACCCCTGTTTTCTTGTGGCGACGGTGGCCGGAGAACGAGAGAATGTCTGAGCTGAATCATCCCGTACCTGCCGTAGGTTCTGCTTCCGAAGGAAGTGCTGCTGGTCACCTCATCCCAGTCGGCAGTCACCGGCGTCGTGCTTCGGACAGCCAACTCAAGCAGCCTGAGCGGAAACTACGCCATCTTCGTCCTGTCTGGATCGTTCTGATTCTTCTCATCCCCTGCGTGGCCCTCACGCTGTATTACTCCCAAGTTGTTGCGCCGGGCTCCGAAGAGAGCGGTTTCTTCCTACCGACGACCAGCTACGCACTGGTTCTCCTCCTGGTCAATTTGGATCTGATCGGTTTCGTGGTGCTGGTACTTCTCTTGTCCAGAAATTTGATCAAAGCGTATTTCGAACGTCGGCACCGTCTCGTTGGATCAGGATTTCGCACCAAACTTATCGCTGCGTTTATCGGGTTCTCACTGATCCCGACGCTGCTCCTGGCCTTCGTCGCGAGCGGGCTGGTCAACAAGGCCGTCGATATGTGGTTCAGCGAGCACATCGAGAAGGTCATGAAAGACTCGTATGAGGTGGCTCGTATGCAGCATGCTGGGCATGTCGCGCTCGCGGTCAACAGCGCACGGGCCATTTCTCAGGAACTGTTTCGCGAAGACATGCTGACTCCGGTACAGCGTGATCTCTTGATCGCCGCGATGGCTCGGAAACGGATGGAATACGGCGTCGCAGGGATCGAGGTGTTTTCGAACAAGATGGAGACTCTCACCAAGGCACTTGATGGCGAAATTCCGTCGGGGGTGTTGGATCTGCCGATCAGTCAGCTGGTCTTACAAGTCATTAACGGCAGGCAAGAGTTTACCTCTGTCCAGGAGGCCCAGACGGGACGGTTGGTGCGCGCCGCCATCCCGGTGGCCTCCGGAAGCCGACGGGGCGAGTTAGAGGGCGTCGTGGTTGTCGAAACCTACGTCCCTGAATCTCTGTTGACCAAGATGGAGGGGATCGGTCGTCAATACACGGCGTACAAACAGATCAAGGCGATGAAAAATCCCATTAAAGCCGGGGCGTATTTTTTTGTTGCCGTTGTGGCGGTGTTGATTCTCTTCAGCGCGACGTGGTTCGGCTTCTATGTGGCACGCGGGATCACCGTTCCGATCCAACGATTGGCGGAAGCAACCGAAGCAGTCGCTCAAGGCGACCTATCGGTGCAGATCGATGCCAAGGCCACCGATGAAATTGGGACGTTGATCGAGTCGTTCAATCGGATGACGCAGGATCTGCAGGGGAGTAAGTCGAAGCTGGAGGAAGCCAACCTGACGCTGCGAAACACCAACGTCGAGCTGGATCGACGCCGCGCCTATATCGAAACGGTTGTGGATACGATTGCTGCCGGTCTGTTGTCGATCGATCGAAACGGAATGATCACCACCTTCAACCCTTCCGCAGAACGAATCTTAGGGTTGGATGCCGACCGCTTCAGAGGACGGTCGGCCAATGAGGTGTTCAAAGAGTTCGGTCTCGACTCGTTCCAGACCGCCTATGATCGTATGCTGGCCGATGAGCGCGACGATTTGGACCTGGAAGGCCAATTGGATCTCCAAGGGAAACTGATCACGATCGGTCTGAAAGGCTCTCGTATGCGGGATGAGGCGAACAAAGACTTAGGGTTTGTGTTGGTCTTTGAGGATCTGACGGAGTTGATTAAAGCCCAGAAAGTTGCGGCCTGGCAGGAGGTGGCGAAGCGGGTTGCTCATGAAATCAAAAACCCACTGACTCCTATTCAACTATCGGCTCAGCGGTTGCGCAAGAAGTTCTTCGAACAATCTCCCGATCTTGACCGGGTGTTCGACGACGCCACTAATGTCATCATCAACGAAGTCGGGAGCCTGAAACAGATGCTGGACGAATTTTCAAAATTCGCTCGCCTCCCTGCTCCGCAAATGACGCGACAATCCTTGCACGACGTGATACGGGAAGTGGCAACCCTCTATCGCGAGGCGCAAAAAGATATCGAGCTGATGGTGGACCTCGACGAAGATCTGCCGTCCATCAATTTCGACCGCGAACAGCTAAGACGTGTGTTCGTCAATCTCTTCGACAACGCGGTCCAAGCCATGAATCAGAAAGGGCGGCTGTGGGTCGGCACGAAGTATGATACGAAACGCCGTCGCGTGGTCGTCACCGTGGCGGATGAGGGGCCCGGCATCGCTCCTGAAGATCAGGAACGGTTGTTTGTGCCGTATTTTACTCGTAAGAAGACGGGAACCGGCTTGGGGCTGGCGATTGTCCGTCGGATTATCACCGATCACGAAGGACAGATCCAGGTGGGAAACAATCACCCGAAGGGAGCCGTGTTTACGTTTGATTTGTCGGTTTAGGGTCGACCGGTGAAGGGTACGTGCTAAGGAGAGAGGAGTTATGTCGGCATCGATTCTAGTGGTGGACGACGAGGAAGCGATTCGCACGTCCCTGCGAAGCATTCTGGAAGATGAAGGGTATGACGTGTCGGTAGCCGCCAATGGGGTTGAGGCGTTGAAAATATATGGAGCTGACCCGCCGGACCTCATGATTCTGGACATCTGGATGCCTGAAATGGATGGGCTGGAGACCCTACGGCGGGTGAAAGAATTTGTGCCTACGACGCAAGTCATGATGATCTCCGGGCATGGATCCATCGAAACGGCCGTCAAAGCCATCAAGCTGGGTGCGTACGACTACATCGAGAAGCCCTTGTCGTTGGAAAATGTTACGCTCCGTGTCAAGCACGCGCTGGAGCAGTTCCGATTGGCGCAAGAGAATCGGTCGCTGCGGACCAAGGTCCAACAAAAGTTCGAGTTGGTTGGAGAGTCTCCGGCCATGCAGCGGCTACGGGAGCTCATTGCAACGGCAGGCCCGACGAACAGTCGGGTGTTGATCGGAGGCGAGAATGGAACAGGGAAGGAATTGGTCGCGCGCGCCATTCATACGCACAGCACCAGATCGGACCATCCGTTCGTGGCCGTCAATTGTGCGGCCATCCCTGAAACATTGATTGAGAGCGAATTGTTCGGTCACGAAAAAGGCTCCTTCACCGGAGCCACATCCATGAAGCGCGGTCAGTTCGAGCAGGCCGATGGAGGGACGCTGTTTCTGGACGAAATCGCCGACATGAGCCTCAATACGCAGGCGAAAGTGTTGCGGGCGTTGCAGGAACAGCAGTTCACGCGAGTCGGCGGGACCAAATTGATGAAGGTTGATGTGCGTGTGCTGGCAGCTTCCAACAAGGACTTGGAAAAAGAAATCGGCAAGGGACAATTTCGAGAGGATCTGTACTATCGTCTCAACGTGGTTCCGATTGTTGTGCCTCCCCTGCGGGAGAGGCGAGAAGATATCCCGGCTCTGGTTCGGCATTTCATGAAGACGCATGTCGAGGAGCAAGGGTTGCGGATGAAGGAAGTCTCGCCGGAGGCGATGGCCGTGTTTCAGCAGTACGAATGGCCCGGGAACATTCGTGAGCTAAGGAATTTGATCGAGCGGCTGATGATCATGGTGCCGGGGTTTGTGATCGATGCCGCACAAGCTACTCTGTCGTTACAAGGACGAACCGTCGGCGTGATCTCGACCGGCAATCAGACGCCTAACTTGCTTCTGGCAAAATCCTACGACTCACTCCGAGATGCCAGAAATGCCTTCGAAAAAGAATACATTAGTCGAAAACTTCGAGAACACCACTGGAATATTTCTAGGACCGCTGAAGATCTCAAGATCGAGCGAAGCCATCTTCACCGGAAGATCAAGTTGCTCGATGTGGAGATGCGACCTGAGAGCTAGGACGACGACAGGACAGGATCAGCGCCCTACACACTTGGAGCAGATGAGATCCAGGAATTTCGTCTCAGGATGAGCCCGTACGTACTTGTTCAGGGCGGTTTCGGGTATGTGTGCGGGCTGAGATGTTCTACAGGATGGGCACACAGGGATCAGTTGTTGTAATGCGGCGATGTCGCGAACGGTGCGGTCGAGGTCGGTGATGGTTTTTGTGACCTCTTGTTCCCAATTCTTTCTCGCTTCCGTTTCTTGCTTGAGTTTGAGAGCAGATTTCACTCGTGCGAGGAGCTCTACCTGCTCGACCGGTTTTCTGATGTAGTCCGTCGCCCCGGCATCGAACGCCGACTGGAGCCAGTCCCGTTGGTTCCGAGCCGTCACGATGATGATTGGAACCCCTACAAACGCATCGAGGGCCTTGATGCGGCGGCAGGCCTCGATGCCATCCATGTCTGGCATCTTGATGTCCATCAAAATCAGATCTATCGCGATACCATGTGCACCCCGATGATCGAGGTCCAAATGGGTAAATGCATCGCGAGCGGAAGAGACGGTGATCAAGTCCCGATACCCGGAGCTCTTCAGGAGATGATGGAGTAGGAGACGCTCGTCAGGCGAGTCGTCGACGATCAAAATGGCCACCACGCCCTCCTTCGCTGGCTCGTATGCTCGAAGAGCTCACGCTGATACGTATAACAGTATAGGACGTATTCTTACAGCGGCAAGGAAAAAACAGAAGGCTGG is part of the Nitrospira sp. genome and encodes:
- a CDS encoding response regulator; the protein is MAILIVDDSPDERLLLHHLLKSSGYRDLITVSSARDAFTHLDLDHRGAHGIAIDLILMDIKMPDMDGIEACRRIKALDAFVGVPIIIVTARNQRDWLQSAFDAGATDYIRKPVEQVELLARVKSALKLKQETEARKNWEQEVTKTITDLDRTVRDIAALQQLIPVCPSCRTSQPAHIPETALNKYVRAHPETKFLDLICSKCVGR
- a CDS encoding ATP-binding protein, which translates into the protein MSELNHPVPAVGSASEGSAAGHLIPVGSHRRRASDSQLKQPERKLRHLRPVWIVLILLIPCVALTLYYSQVVAPGSEESGFFLPTTSYALVLLLVNLDLIGFVVLVLLLSRNLIKAYFERRHRLVGSGFRTKLIAAFIGFSLIPTLLLAFVASGLVNKAVDMWFSEHIEKVMKDSYEVARMQHAGHVALAVNSARAISQELFREDMLTPVQRDLLIAAMARKRMEYGVAGIEVFSNKMETLTKALDGEIPSGVLDLPISQLVLQVINGRQEFTSVQEAQTGRLVRAAIPVASGSRRGELEGVVVVETYVPESLLTKMEGIGRQYTAYKQIKAMKNPIKAGAYFFVAVVAVLILFSATWFGFYVARGITVPIQRLAEATEAVAQGDLSVQIDAKATDEIGTLIESFNRMTQDLQGSKSKLEEANLTLRNTNVELDRRRAYIETVVDTIAAGLLSIDRNGMITTFNPSAERILGLDADRFRGRSANEVFKEFGLDSFQTAYDRMLADERDDLDLEGQLDLQGKLITIGLKGSRMRDEANKDLGFVLVFEDLTELIKAQKVAAWQEVAKRVAHEIKNPLTPIQLSAQRLRKKFFEQSPDLDRVFDDATNVIINEVGSLKQMLDEFSKFARLPAPQMTRQSLHDVIREVATLYREAQKDIELMVDLDEDLPSINFDREQLRRVFVNLFDNAVQAMNQKGRLWVGTKYDTKRRRVVVTVADEGPGIAPEDQERLFVPYFTRKKTGTGLGLAIVRRIITDHEGQIQVGNNHPKGAVFTFDLSV
- a CDS encoding DUF1844 domain-containing protein, whose translation is MAEEEHGFVIRDRRASGAAEAAPTAASPTKETKPSAAAPIEPSQTPPSPPVTFSSFVISLGSSSLMLMGEQLDPHQATIPVNLPQAKEIIDLLSVLETKTKGNLTPDEQTVLRDMLYALRMKYVTLAPPK
- a CDS encoding sigma-54 dependent transcriptional regulator — encoded protein: MSASILVVDDEEAIRTSLRSILEDEGYDVSVAANGVEALKIYGADPPDLMILDIWMPEMDGLETLRRVKEFVPTTQVMMISGHGSIETAVKAIKLGAYDYIEKPLSLENVTLRVKHALEQFRLAQENRSLRTKVQQKFELVGESPAMQRLRELIATAGPTNSRVLIGGENGTGKELVARAIHTHSTRSDHPFVAVNCAAIPETLIESELFGHEKGSFTGATSMKRGQFEQADGGTLFLDEIADMSLNTQAKVLRALQEQQFTRVGGTKLMKVDVRVLAASNKDLEKEIGKGQFREDLYYRLNVVPIVVPPLRERREDIPALVRHFMKTHVEEQGLRMKEVSPEAMAVFQQYEWPGNIRELRNLIERLMIMVPGFVIDAAQATLSLQGRTVGVISTGNQTPNLLLAKSYDSLRDARNAFEKEYISRKLREHHWNISRTAEDLKIERSHLHRKIKLLDVEMRPES